ATTCTGAATGACACGGTCAGTCAAACACGAGGATCTCTACCATTTGTAGCACTGTCATTCTCCATCTTGCGAGGATTATCCTACGTTGCAGGTTTGCAAAATCCTACTCTTTTTGCGGTGGTGGTAGAAACTATTAAAAGGAATACAAAAGCAAATCTTGAAAGGGAAACGTGGTTCTGCTAGAAGGGATCTGTATAAGAGAACTTAAGTGTAACGTTTGATCACTCAATAGTATCTGCAACATTAAGGAGTGACGTCAACCATTTATGATCGCAATACATTGAGTAATgtctaaatatttatatttcaatgaTTATATGATTATTAATTCCTATCTCGCAGCTTCAATCAAAGCTTTCTTTTAAAATCTCTAGCAAAGTTTGTAAAATTCATTTACTCATGTTAACCGGAACAAggtttaatataaaaaaaatcaaattaaaacacAACATAGGTGTAAAAGGAAATATTCTAGGTAGCCTTAGACCTTAACAACGTAACGCAAACTATATACCACTTTTTTGTCAATGTAATGTCACAGTAACGAAAGGAGTATATAAAGAATGACataaggcatatatatatagatatatatctttatatttgATAAACCAGCGATAAAGTAAACACGTTATCAGTAAAGGTTACATTTTCTATACCCGTTTCCGATCGATAAAAATCTCCAGCAAATATCAGAGTCCCAACAACCGGAGTATCTAATCTAGAAACGTCTTTggaaattatttgcaaatatgaatttaaacaGCTGGAATTGAATTTGAGACCGCTGTTAGCTACCACATAAAAGGccatatttgttcatttttgagaagcatttcaaatatttctacGCTTTAAAATGAACTGCAAAttgatataaacaaatatatttattatacatgATTCAATATATTATAAGGTTTAAGGTTATTTTATTATACAGTTTCTTATGGATGTTTTCcaagacaaaaataaacatatctTCCGCATCAACTAATGACATATTTCGTGTATATATTACCCAATTAAATCGCAAAATGTAAACTTACAGTACCTAATAAGGTCCACTAGTCGAGGACGACTAATCACTGATTAAATCAAGGAGTTTCATTGATATGATTTTACTTACATTCTCTGTTGGTTTTAATCAAAATACCATTTTGTATCAAGAATGATCAGTTTGTATACTTTATAGTGAGAGTATGCTACAATAGTATCATATTTGGAATACGTAGGCCAATCCAGAATACCATTACTTGCCGTACTGAGTTCTGTTCTAACGCCTAATGTTACACACAGTCGGTAAATCGTAGTAGGTTATCATAAGGGTGCGTGGTTGTTACGCTAAACCCCCTGATGATGTGCACGGCCGTAATAGCCATACGTGCAGCATGGAGTCACAGTTGCATGTAGTACTGCAGGCCCGTTCACGAAATTTGTATGATAGTTCCATGACTATTGCATGGGGCTCCAAACGTATCCGAATAACGTTTTATATATGACATGTATAATAGAAATAGGCAATGTCTGGTGAACAGATTTATCAAAGTGTTCAAGACTAGGATTGTTATGAAATGAGTTAATGACCATCGACATTAATCTTGGTTTATGCTAGTAAAAGTAACTGTCTTTCATTTACAACTATACTATGTGACATACGTTGGGAGCCTTTTACGCTGCTTTGATGTTACTAAAATTAATTTGTAACAATAAAATTACTTTTCCGTTCTCTTTCCTTGTCGGATAATTAACTGAATTGTTTCCCCTTTAATTTGACAGATTACTAAACTGACACATTTCTCTGTAACTTGACAGTACAAGTTTCGCATACATTTTAGGTACATGCAGCCAGTCTTTTACTTACAAAGGCTCTGCTATATTTACATGAAATGTAACTTGTTGTTAGTAACTTATAGTCAAATtacaaagaaatgttttgtttgtacattttaataataaatatcttgaaaactgaaaTAGACATAATCTTGTTTGGAAACATAGAGGGTCAGCTATCAATGTCAGCTCAATGGTCGGAACTTCTCAATTCAAACTTCAATTTTCTGtctcaaatgtcattttttgaAATGTATTGGTGTTTAATTACATAACTACTTTAAATAATAGCTGGTAGCCGCCACTGGTCTTAAGTCGTCAGCTTAGCCTCATTTCCGTCAAAGCTGACTTCATCCAATTGCATGACGTCAGAACTATTTATAATTACAATGGTGAAGGTCTTTGTTTTATCTATTTGTGGGTTGTTCCAATGTCCTTGTCTTTATTTCAGCACCGTTCGTCATTCGCTTGATGCGAGTATTCTCTTCTCGGTCCATCGTAGTGGTTGGAGGTTTCCTCGTTGGAGCCGGATTTATCTTTGAAGCGTTCTTAGCCAACAATTCCTGGCTgctattgacctcaaatattATCACTGGTGAGTATATAACCTCTGCTGAAATcttgatgaaataatgaaaagacgtcatcattaTCACCGCAATGACGCCATCTTCATTGTCGATCGTTATTTATGTTCAACTTTTGTATCAATTTAGTTATCGCCAGGCGAGGATTCAGGGTTTCATAAGGCAGAGGTGGGACCATTGGCTTGTTGAAGCCGACTACGTAAGTAGGATGTCGTGATCACCAAAccaaaaatctttaaaaaatcTTATTGTGTTATTAATTACTTTTACAGTTTGTGCGAGGTTGAATCTGGGGTAGAATCCCTAATCCTGGACCCGTGCCAAACTCATTGTAGTAGTATAGTATATCTGCTAAATATCGCACTTGGCTCTCCTTTATGTCTTAACAATCTACTCTGGATGAAGGTTatataatcatattttaaaaaccACATGCAGTGGTTGTCAAATGTGGATTTCAGATTTTAACATAATGTATGCTGAGTATAGTACAAAGTAGAGGTTAAGTCAGTTGAAACGAGTTTCTTATCTGTTTTAGTGCGTAGGACATACTTAAATGAAGAGACTTTAACGGTCGCCTCTATTAATATGGAGTTGGTGAAGGACAGTTTTCATAACTATAGCATAACCATCAAATGGGTTGTCAAAATTGACGTCAGTTTAGACAAATTGATGCCTGGTATTTGGCACAAGGCGAAGATTAACATAGTTGACAGTGAGTTTCTTATCTAAGTTAGCAAACCATGTCTAAACGAAAAGATTACAAAATATGCTTATGAATAGCTATTTCTAGATCATAGGTTTTTGTAACAACATATGTTACgtacatattaaatataaatattgcatTCTGAGATTAAACAAATAGTTTACTTAATATATGCATAAAAGCTGGTACAAGATCGCAATGTCTTCCTCTTTCCATGGCAAAACGTAACCGATTATCAGGTACATGGAATATGGCTTATTTCAGTTATATGTTGTTATgctgtactatatatatgtttgtatgtttgaaTCAATAACGATCATTGTTATACCGGTATGAAGTTAATGATTTACTTCCTGTAATTGCatttaaaatatctttttttttgtatcatgttTATCATATGATTACTCGACAAGCATCTTCACTACCGAAATCCAGGTTTTCAGGATCTAAACATAATAAACCCCAACACCTCATTTTATGTATATAGTTACTTGTTTTTTGCAGGTCTTGGCTTTGGTCTCAACCATATTCCATTGTATATTGCTGTAAgagaatgtatgtatgttatatgATATATGTTGCATGGTATATGTTGTATGTAGTTATATGTTGTATTTACATGCGAACAATATAATTAACGGTGGAGATAACATCAGATATAGTTTAGTTAAAACTTTGTTCAACTAGAAGCACATTTCATACATTTCAGACAATTGAACGGTCAAACCATAATAAGTGGGGAAGACAGGAATATTTTCTGAAATTGCTTTTAGCCGAACATAGTTTTACCCAGGTTTTTGGTCCATTGTGAGGGTCATAAAATGGTTTCATCAAAAACACGAAAGTTTGGTTCTCGAACATGAGTTGATTTTATCGGAACAAGACATCAACCCATAATATGATAATTTAAAGGATCATCTAATCTCAGTCTGTGTCCTCTTGGATAAAATATCAAACTGAATGTTTGAATCAATAACGATCATTGTTATACCGGTATGAAGTTAATGATTTACTTCCTGTAATTGCTtttaaaatatctttttttttgtatcatgttTATCATATGATTACTCGACAAGCATCTTCACTACCGAAATCCAGGTTTTCAGGATCTAAACATAATAAACACCTACACCTCATTTTATCTATATAGTTACTTGTTTTTTTGCAGGTCTTGGCTTTGGTCTCAGCCATATTCCATTGTATATTGCTGTAAGAGAAGTTTTCGATGATTCTTTTGGGACGGCAATGAGCGCCATATGTTTCACGGCCAATATTGGTATGGCTGTGCTCCCGCCGTTACTAGAATACTTGCGGGAAAAATACGGATTAGCGGGTGCACTAACCCTCTTCGGAGCTCTTATGTGGAACCAGATATTATCAGGGGTGCTTATACAGTCAAGAAAAAGCCAAAGCCATACTGGAAAGGATAGTGACGAAGAAGGCGAAAACTCTTTGAGGGCGCCAAAGCAACAAAAACTATCGACACCAGCGTATGACTCTGGTGGAATCTATGACGCGATGGTCGCTCATCCGACCATACTTTGTCTATACGCAGCTCAACTTACTCACATGTTTTTAAGTAATTCATGTGCCATGTTTCTTATACCATACGCAGTCGAGAAGGGCTACACTCAAGGGGAAGCAGTATTGCTGACCACTTTTGGCGGTTGTGGAATGTTGCTTGGTCGGGCTGTCATTGGTTTGGTTTTCTATTTGAAATGGCAAAGTCGACTGATCGTGATGACGTCACCGATTGTATTACTAATGTCAAACTTGTTACTGGCAATATGCACACATGAATTCGTTTTACTGTGTTTTGCGTCTGGCGTGATTGGATTCTGCTTGGGTTATACATCATCGTGGATGTTCAGTTATGGCAAATATATAACATGCTTGCCTCACTTTAATTCTACTGCAGCTTGGTCGATGATATGTATCGGTACTGCGGTGATCTCGAGCGGTCCATCATTAGGTAAGTCATTTATTGGTTTATTGGTTGACCTTCGTAAACTTTCGAAAGATTTTTCAAATTCAAACATCATGTTTTGTTCTTCAACTTATTCAGATAATGTTTGAAGAAAGTATTCATGCCAATAGATAACAATTACACTACAATGTTATGCAAAGCAAGTTTAGTTCCCTTATTCCTTTTTCTACTTCCTATTTTAAACAACTCATCGATGTTCTACTACCGAGATGAATATGAGAACACAGCGTTATTTGAAGCTTTGCTCCTTGTTTGCCTTGTTCCATACTTTATATTCTGTATGATAAAAATATGTTTGCAgataattatttgtttattcatttctctctctctctctctctactttTCTCAACTGCGAAAGGTTTTGTTCACGACATTCGTGGTACATACGACGACGTGTTCATATTGCTGATACTATGTGCTGCAGTAGTTGCTATCTGTACTGTGGCGTGCATTTCTCTTACAAAAAGAAATCCAGATTGTGACTACGGAGACAGATTCATATAAACTCGTTTGGACATTTCACTTCACCTTATATGTGCCTGAATTAGTTTAATCAAaacgagtatatatatatacattgtaaagATCAGTTGAGAGTGACAAACCAAACGTATAAGTATTTGCTGTTTTACTATTGTAACAGCCTATTTCTTCAATATCACCAAGCCCCAATGAATTCTTACGTCAGCTCAATTAGTAAGCAGTGGGTATAATGGTCtgttaaatatcaaaatttatatTAATGCTGTACCAAAAATACATTTAAGCCTCAATCAGTATGCCGACTATTCTTTTTGTCCCAAAATGACCGAAACTGTCAGATATGCAAAGACAAAACGTTTTCTAAACATGGATATTAATTGTGATGGCATAGGTAACGGTATAGGCTTATATAGTTGAGGGATGAGCCCCGCATAATTAGAATGGCTTGTGTTAACATTATCAGTGACATTATGGTTTTGCGAGGGAccgtgttttttcttcttctgtttaaTTGCTTTCGTTATCATTATTTAAGTTCATGtagagcaggggtgggcaacatacggcccgcgggccacatgcggctcggcagtaattttttttcggccgtgagatgtctcaagaaaaaaatcaatatattttacatcatcacacaAAATGAGCTAGCtacttagaatttatcggccctaatgatgctgtcaggtaggcctattatcccaaTTA
This window of the Apostichopus japonicus isolate 1M-3 chromosome 9, ASM3797524v1, whole genome shotgun sequence genome carries:
- the LOC139974069 gene encoding monocarboxylate transporter 4-like isoform X2, whose translation is MEKVKICTAVTIRLFLNLGCGKALGVILNDTVSQTRGSLPFVALSFSILRGLSYVAAPFVIRLMRVFSSRSIVVVGGFLVGAGFIFEAFLANNSWLLLTSNIITGLGFGLNHIPLYIAVREFFDDSFGTAMSAICFTANIGMAVLPPLLEYLREKYGLAGALTLFGALMWNQILSGVLIQSRKSQSHTGKDSDEEGENSLRAPKQQKLSTPAYDSGGIYDAMVAHPTILCLYAAQLTHMFLSNSCAMFLIPYAVEKGYTQGEAVLLTTFGGCGMLLGRAVIGLVFYLKWQSRLIVMTSPIVLLMSNLLLAICTHEFVLLCFASGVIGFCLGYTSSWMFSYGKYITCLPHFNSTAAWSMICIGTAVISSGPSLGFVHDIRGTYDDVFILLILCAAVVAICTVACISLTKRNPDCDYGDRFI
- the LOC139974069 gene encoding monocarboxylate transporter 4-like isoform X1 — protein: MEKVKICTAVTIRLFLNLGCGKALGVILNDTVSQTRGSLPFVALSFSILRGLSYVAAPFVIRLMRVFSSRSIVVVGGFLVGAGFIFEAFLANNSWLLLTSNIITGLGFGLSHIPLYIAVREVFDDSFGTAMSAICFTANIGMAVLPPLLEYLREKYGLAGALTLFGALMWNQILSGVLIQSRKSQSHTGKDSDEEGENSLRAPKQQKLSTPAYDSGGIYDAMVAHPTILCLYAAQLTHMFLSNSCAMFLIPYAVEKGYTQGEAVLLTTFGGCGMLLGRAVIGLVFYLKWQSRLIVMTSPIVLLMSNLLLAICTHEFVLLCFASGVIGFCLGYTSSWMFSYGKYITCLPHFNSTAAWSMICIGTAVISSGPSLGFVHDIRGTYDDVFILLILCAAVVAICTVACISLTKRNPDCDYGDRFI